One stretch of Nomascus leucogenys isolate Asia chromosome 7b, Asia_NLE_v1, whole genome shotgun sequence DNA includes these proteins:
- the ZNF70 gene encoding zinc finger protein 70 — protein MEVPPATKFDETFAFENRLESQQGLFPGEDLGDPFLQERGLEQMAVIYKEIPLGEQDEEHDDYEGNFSLCSSPVQHQSIPPGTRPQDDELFGQTFLQKSDLSMCQIIHSEEPSPCNCAETDGGDSGPNAPHRTPQPAKPYACRECGKAFSQSSHLLRHLVIHTGEKPYECCECGKAFSQSSHLLRHQIIHTGEKPYECRECGKAFRQSSALTQHQKIHTGKRPYECRECGKDFSRSSSLRKHERIHTGERPYQCKECGKSFNQSSGLSQHRKIHTLKKPHECDLCGKAFCHRSHLIRHQRIHTGKKPYKCDECGKAFSQSSNLIEHRKTHTGEKPYKCQKCGKAFSQSSSLIEHQRIHTGEKPYECCQCGKAFCHSSALIQHQRIHTGKKPYTCECGKAFRHRSALIEHYKTHTREKPYVCNLCGKSFRGSSHLIRHQKIHSGEKL, from the coding sequence ATGGAGGTTCCCCCAGCAACCAAGTTTGATGAGACCTTTGCATTTGAGAACAGGTTAGAGTCACAACAAGGACTTTTCCCAGGGGAGGATCTGGGGGACCCTTTTCTTCAGGAAAGAGGTTTGGAGCAAATGGCTGTGATCTACAAGGAGATCCCTCTTGGTGAGCAGGACGAAGAACATGATGATTACGAGGGGAATTTCAGTTTGTGCTCAAGCCCTGTTCAGCATCAAAGTATCCCCCCAGGAACCAGACCGCAGGATGATGAGCTCTTCGGACAAACCTTCCTCCAGAAATCCGACCTCAGCATGTGTCAGATAATCCACAGTGAAGAACCGAGTCCATGCAATTGTGCAGAAACAGACGGAGGGGACTCAGGACCTAACGCACCTCACAGAACCCCACAACCAGCCAAGCCCTACGCGTGTCGAGAGTGTGGGAAGGCCTTCAGCCAGAGCTCGCACCTGCTCCGACACCTGGTGATCCACACTGGGGAGAAGCCCTATGAGTGCTGTGAGTGCGGGAAGGCCTTCAGCCAGAGCTCCCACCTGCTCAGGCACCAGATCATCCACACCGGGGAGAAGCCCTACGAGTGCCGGGAGTGTGGGAAGGCCTTCCGCCAGAGCTCAGCCCTCACGCAACACCAAAAGATCCACACTGGAAAGAGGCCCTACGAGTGCAGGGAATGCGGGAAAGATTTCAGCCGGAGCTCCAGCCTCAGAAAACACGAGAGGATTCATACAGGAGAGAGACCTTATCagtgtaaggaatgtgggaaatccTTCAACCAGAGCTCAGGCCTGAGCCAGCATCGGAAGATCCATACCCTAAAGAAACCTCACGAGTGCGATCTCTGTGGAAAAGCCTTTTGTCACAGGTCACACCTCATCCGACACCAGCGGATCCACACTGGGAAGAAACCATACAAATGCGATGAGTGCGGGAAGGCCTTCAGCCAGAGCTCCAACCTCATTGAGCACCGCAAGACCCACACCGGCGAGAAGCCCTACAAATGCCAGAAGTGCGGGAAGGCCTTCAGCCAGAGCTCCTCCCTCATCGAGCACCAGCGCATCCACACCGGTGAGAAGCCCTACGAGTGCTGTCAGTGTGGCAAGGCCTTTTGCCACAGCTCTGCGCTGATCCAGCACCAGAGAATCCACACCGGCAAGAAGCCCTACACCTGCGAGTGTGGCAAAGCCTTCCGGCACCGGTCAGCCCTCATCGAGCACTATAAAACCCACACCAGAGAGAAGCCCTACGTGTGCAATCTGTGCGGCAAGTCCTTCCGGGGGAGCTCACACCTGATTCGCCATCAGAAGATTCATTCTGGGGAGAAACTATAG
- the VPREB3 gene encoding pre-B lymphocyte protein 3, translating into MACRCLSFLLMGTFLSVSQTVLAQLDALLVFPGQVAQLSCTLSPQHVTIRDYGVSWYQQRAGSAPRYLLYYRSEEDHHRPTDIPDRFSAAKDEAHNACVLTISPVQPEDDADYYCSVGYGFGP; encoded by the exons ATGGCCTGCCggtgcctcagcttccttctgATGGGGACCTTCCTGTCAG TCTCCCAGACAGTCCTGGCCCAGCTGGATGCACTGCTGGTCTTCCCAGGCCAAGTGGCTCAACTCTCCTGCACGCTCAGCCCCCAGCACGTCACCATCAGGGACTACGGTGTGTCCTGGTACCAGCAGCGGGCAGGCAGTGCCCCTCGATATCTCCTCTACTACCGCTCAGAGGAGGATCACCACCGGCCCACTGACATCCCTGATCGATTCTCGGCAGCCAAGGATGAGGCCCACAATGCCTGTGTCCTCACCATTAGTCCCGTGCAGCCTGAAGATGACGCGGATTACTATTGCTCTGTTGGCTACGGCTTTGGTCCCTAG
- the C7BH22orf15 gene encoding uncharacterized protein C22orf15 homolog isoform X1 produces the protein MFIKVMFGAGCSVLVNTSCRLVNLTAHLRQKAGLPRDATIALLAEDGNLVSLEEDLKEGASRAQTMGNSLLKERTIYVLIRIISKRERTWPPPVMSPYWRIWMTITQSWQRNCAGCQASPLQATTGGRAWALGVAAMSKAPLQGPERALIKGMDCTL, from the exons ATGTTTATCAAGGTGATGTTTGGGG CCGGCTGCTCGGTGCTGGTGAACACCTCTTGCAGGCTGGTGAACCTCACCGCCCACCTGAGGCAGAAAGCAGGGTTGCCCCGAGATG CGACCATTGCTCTCCTGGCTGAGGACGGCAACCTAGTGAGCCTGGAGGAGGACCTGAAGGAAGGGGCTTCCCGGGCCCAAACCATGGGCAACTCCTTGCTGAAGGAGCGAACCATATATGTCCTCATTCGGATCATCAGTAAG AGGGAGAGGACATGGCCTCCACCCGTTATGAGTCCCTACTGGAGAATCTGGATGACCATTACCCAGAGCTGGCAG AGGAACTGCGCAGGCTGTCAGGCGTCTCCTCTGCAGGCCACAACTGGAGGAAGGGCATGGGCACTCGGCGTGGCCGCCATGAGCAAAGCCCCACTTCAAGGCCCAGAAAG ggCCCTGATTAAGGGGATGGATTGCACACTGTAG
- the C7BH22orf15 gene encoding uncharacterized protein C22orf15 homolog isoform X3: MFIKVMFGAGCSVLVNTSCRLVNLTAHLRQKAGLPRDATIALLAEDGNLVSLEEDLKEGASRAQTMGNSLLKERTIYVLIRIIKGEDMASTRYESLLENLDDHYPELAEELRRLSGVSSAGHNWRKGMGTRRGRHEQSPTSRPRKGPD, translated from the exons ATGTTTATCAAGGTGATGTTTGGGG CCGGCTGCTCGGTGCTGGTGAACACCTCTTGCAGGCTGGTGAACCTCACCGCCCACCTGAGGCAGAAAGCAGGGTTGCCCCGAGATG CGACCATTGCTCTCCTGGCTGAGGACGGCAACCTAGTGAGCCTGGAGGAGGACCTGAAGGAAGGGGCTTCCCGGGCCCAAACCATGGGCAACTCCTTGCTGAAGGAGCGAACCATATATGTCCTCATTCGGATCATCA AGGGAGAGGACATGGCCTCCACCCGTTATGAGTCCCTACTGGAGAATCTGGATGACCATTACCCAGAGCTGGCAG AGGAACTGCGCAGGCTGTCAGGCGTCTCCTCTGCAGGCCACAACTGGAGGAAGGGCATGGGCACTCGGCGTGGCCGCCATGAGCAAAGCCCCACTTCAAGGCCCAGAAAG ggCCCTGATTAA
- the C7BH22orf15 gene encoding uncharacterized protein C22orf15 homolog isoform X2 encodes MFIKVMFGAGCSVLVNTSCRLVNLTAHLRQKAGLPRDATIALLAEDGNLVSLEEDLKEGASRAQTMGNSLLKERTIYVLIRIIKGEDMASTRYESLLENLDDHYPELAEELRRLSGVSSAGHNWRKGMGTRRGRHEQSPTSRPRKVSSLPPRSC; translated from the exons ATGTTTATCAAGGTGATGTTTGGGG CCGGCTGCTCGGTGCTGGTGAACACCTCTTGCAGGCTGGTGAACCTCACCGCCCACCTGAGGCAGAAAGCAGGGTTGCCCCGAGATG CGACCATTGCTCTCCTGGCTGAGGACGGCAACCTAGTGAGCCTGGAGGAGGACCTGAAGGAAGGGGCTTCCCGGGCCCAAACCATGGGCAACTCCTTGCTGAAGGAGCGAACCATATATGTCCTCATTCGGATCATCA AGGGAGAGGACATGGCCTCCACCCGTTATGAGTCCCTACTGGAGAATCTGGATGACCATTACCCAGAGCTGGCAG AGGAACTGCGCAGGCTGTCAGGCGTCTCCTCTGCAGGCCACAACTGGAGGAAGGGCATGGGCACTCGGCGTGGCCGCCATGAGCAAAGCCCCACTTCAAGGCCCAGAAAGGTGAGCTCCCTGCCACCCAGGAGTTGCTAG
- the CHCHD10 gene encoding coiled-coil-helix-coiled-coil-helix domain-containing protein 10, mitochondrial isoform X2, giving the protein MPRGSRSVASRPASRPAAPSAHPPAHPPPSAAVPAPAPSGQPGLMAQMATTAAGVAVGSAVGHVMGSALTGAFSGGSSEPSQPAAQQAPTPAAPQPLQMGPCAYEIRQFLDCSATQSDLSLCEGFSEALKQCKYNHGLSSLP; this is encoded by the exons ATGCCTCGGGGAAGCCGCAGCGTGGCCTCCCGGCCAGCCAG CCGCCCCGCCGCGCCCTCTGCCCACCCCCCCGCGCACCCACCGCCCTCGGCAGCCGTCCCAGCCCCCGCCCCTTCGGGCCAGCCGGGGCTCATGGCTCAGATGGCGACCACGGCCGCAGGGGTAGCCGTGGGCTCGGCTGTGGGACACGTCATGGGCAGCGCCCTGACCGGAGCCTTCAGCGGGGGGAGCTCGGAGCCCTCCCAGCCTGCTGCGCAGCAG gcccccacccccgctgccccccagcccctgcagaTGGGGCCCTGTGCCTACGAGATCAGGCAGTTCCTGGACTGTTCGGCCACTCAGAGTGACCTGTCCCTGTGTGAGGGCTTCAGCGAGGCTCTGAAGCAGTGCAAGTACAACCATG GTCTGAGCTCCCTGCCCTGA
- the CHCHD10 gene encoding coiled-coil-helix-coiled-coil-helix domain-containing protein 10, mitochondrial isoform X1, whose protein sequence is MPRGSRSVASRPASRPAAPSAHPPAHPPPSAAVPAPAPSGQPGLMAQMATTAAGVAVGSAVGHVMGSALTGAFSGGSSEPSQPAAQQTLALYPQAPTPAAPQPLQMGPCAYEIRQFLDCSATQSDLSLCEGFSEALKQCKYNHGLSSLP, encoded by the exons ATGCCTCGGGGAAGCCGCAGCGTGGCCTCCCGGCCAGCCAG CCGCCCCGCCGCGCCCTCTGCCCACCCCCCCGCGCACCCACCGCCCTCGGCAGCCGTCCCAGCCCCCGCCCCTTCGGGCCAGCCGGGGCTCATGGCTCAGATGGCGACCACGGCCGCAGGGGTAGCCGTGGGCTCGGCTGTGGGACACGTCATGGGCAGCGCCCTGACCGGAGCCTTCAGCGGGGGGAGCTCGGAGCCCTCCCAGCCTGCTGCGCAGCAG ACTCTTGCACTGTacccccaggcccccacccccgctgccccccagcccctgcagaTGGGGCCCTGTGCCTACGAGATCAGGCAGTTCCTGGACTGTTCGGCCACTCAGAGTGACCTGTCCCTGTGTGAGGGCTTCAGCGAGGCTCTGAAGCAGTGCAAGTACAACCATG GTCTGAGCTCCCTGCCCTGA